CGCCTGGTCGCGGCCACTGGCCTGCTAGGCCTCGTAGCCGCCCCCTTCGGCGCGCACAGCGTCACCATGGGCGCGATCAGCGCGGCCATCTGCACCGGCCCCGAGGCACATCCCGATCCGGGCAAGCGCTACATCGCCGCCGCCACCTATGGCGTCAGCTATGTCGCGCTCAGCATCGTCGCGGGCGCGGTTGCCGTCTTCTTCCAGGCGCTGCCCGCCGCGCTGCTCGCGGCGCTGGCCGGCCTCGCGCTGCTGGGCACGATCATGGGCGGCATGGCGGCGGCCATGGCCAACCCGCAACGGCGCGAAGCCGCGCTCATCACGCTGCTGGCGACGGCGTCGGGATTCAGTTTCTGGGGAATTGGGTCGGCCTTCTGGGGCCTGGCGGCGGGCCTCCTGGCCCACACCGCTTTCGAATACAAGCGCGCCCGAGCGGGCGCTTGAAAACCGGCGCCGGCCGCGTTCAGGCCGGCCAGGCGGACACGGGCGTGTCCGGGTGCACCTTCATGATGCGGCAAGGCACCTGCACGAAGTTCGAAATCCAGGCCGCGGCCAGTTCGCCTTCGTCAACGACGTCGATGGTTTGCTCGCCCACCAACATGCTGTAGCGCACGCTGTCGTCGTCTTCGATCACGTCCAGCGGGATGTCCATGCGCAGCATGCCCGGCGCCTTCAGCACCAGATAGCCCAAGCGCAGCTCCACCGACACCTCGGCCAGCCGGGGGCATAGCTCGCGGTTCAACCACTGCCCCGAATCATTGGCCACCAGCCACTGGCGGTGGTAATCGGCGGCGTGCGCCTGCGTCGTCACGCCGCATTCGGCGATCGGCTGGAATTGGCCGTCGGTCATTTGCCCAGGAGTCCTTTCAAGGCCTTGTCCACTGCGGCGCCGCTCTTGCCCTTGCCCGTGACCGCTTCCTTGAGCTTGTTCTCAAGGCTGCGCTTCAGAATGCCGCCGATGGCGTCTTTCCAGAGCAGCGTGTACGAGGGGTTGTCGAACGGACCCTTGAAGTGGACGGGAATGGTCACGTCCTTCAGGTCGATCAGTTCCTTGCCATCGGGATTGGCCGCCGGGTTGATGACGCGCGCACGCGCCACCAGATCCAGCTCGCTCTTGACGAAGTCGATGCTGGCCGGATCGCCCTGCGTGACGCGCAGCAGCGGCGACACGAAGTTCAGGCGCTTGACCGTAGCAATGCCCTTGGCGATGGCGAAGTCCGCGTCCAGCTCCGAGAACTGCGTCTGCTTACCCGTGTCTGCGGCCACCGTTTCGTTCTGCGCATCCGGCGAGAAGCGGGCCTTCAGGTCGCGCAACGTCTGCGTCAGGTCGATGCCCTTG
The DNA window shown above is from Achromobacter spanius and carries:
- a CDS encoding MOSC N-terminal beta barrel domain-containing protein, which codes for MTDGQFQPIAECGVTTQAHAADYHRQWLVANDSGQWLNRELCPRLAEVSVELRLGYLVLKAPGMLRMDIPLDVIEDDDSVRYSMLVGEQTIDVVDEGELAAAWISNFVQVPCRIMKVHPDTPVSAWPA